Proteins encoded by one window of Halorubrum ruber:
- a CDS encoding hemolysin family protein has protein sequence MGLSSTAPLVDVLQVPMPGDGVITALGVVAILLLVALSAFFSSSEIAMFSLPQHRVDSLVDEGVTGAKTIREMKQNPHRLLVTILVGNNIVNVAMTSIATALFGIYLSRGQSVLATTFGITTLVLIFGESAPKSYAVENTESWALKIARPLKASEYALYPLVVLFDYIVKGVNSIIGGSAAIESTYVTRDEIQDIIETGEREGVIEEEEREMLDRIFRFNNTIAKEVMTPRLDVTAVAKEDSVEEAIETCIQADHERVPVYEGNLDNIIGVVTVRDLVRELRYSEGTPSLERVVKPTLHVPESKNADELLAEMQENRLQMVTVIDEFGTTEGIITLEDMVEEIVGEILEGDEEAPVEFLEDNVAVVQGEVNIDEVNEILGIDLPEGEEFETLAGFVFNRAGRLVEEGEEIEFDEIRIRIERVDNTRIMSARVTVLDGGAAAADSTAPVETADSTDGDETVEADGDGEPAQNDAE, from the coding sequence ATGGGCTTGTCGTCTACTGCGCCGCTGGTCGACGTCCTCCAGGTACCGATGCCGGGCGACGGGGTCATCACCGCGCTCGGCGTCGTCGCGATCCTCCTTTTAGTCGCGCTCTCGGCGTTCTTCTCCTCGTCCGAGATCGCGATGTTCTCGCTCCCGCAACACCGCGTCGACAGCCTCGTCGACGAGGGGGTGACGGGCGCGAAGACGATCCGCGAGATGAAACAGAACCCCCACCGGCTGCTGGTGACGATCCTCGTCGGCAACAACATCGTCAACGTGGCGATGACCTCCATCGCCACCGCGCTGTTCGGTATCTACCTCTCCCGCGGCCAGTCGGTGCTGGCGACGACGTTCGGGATCACGACGCTCGTGCTGATCTTCGGCGAGAGCGCGCCCAAGTCGTACGCCGTCGAGAACACCGAGTCGTGGGCGCTCAAGATCGCCCGGCCGCTGAAGGCCTCCGAGTACGCGCTGTACCCGCTCGTCGTCCTCTTCGACTACATCGTCAAGGGAGTCAACAGCATCATCGGCGGCTCGGCGGCCATCGAGTCGACGTACGTCACCCGCGACGAGATCCAGGACATCATCGAGACGGGCGAGCGCGAGGGCGTCATCGAGGAGGAGGAGCGGGAGATGCTCGACCGCATCTTCCGGTTCAACAACACCATCGCCAAGGAGGTGATGACGCCGCGGCTCGACGTCACCGCCGTCGCGAAGGAGGACTCCGTCGAGGAGGCGATCGAGACGTGTATCCAGGCCGACCACGAGCGCGTCCCCGTCTACGAGGGGAACCTCGACAACATCATCGGTGTGGTCACCGTGCGCGACTTGGTCCGCGAACTGCGCTACTCCGAGGGGACGCCCTCCTTGGAGCGCGTCGTCAAGCCCACCCTCCACGTCCCCGAGTCGAAGAACGCCGACGAGCTGCTCGCGGAGATGCAGGAAAACCGCCTCCAGATGGTGACGGTGATCGACGAGTTCGGGACCACGGAGGGGATCATCACCCTCGAAGACATGGTCGAGGAGATTGTCGGCGAGATCTTGGAGGGCGACGAGGAGGCGCCGGTGGAGTTCTTAGAGGACAACGTCGCGGTCGTCCAAGGCGAGGTGAACATCGACGAGGTCAACGAGATCCTCGGGATCGACCTCCCCGAGGGCGAGGAGTTCGAGACGCTCGCCGGCTTCGTGTTCAACCGAGCCGGGCGCCTCGTCGAGGAGGGCGAGGAGATCGAGTTCGACGAGATCCGGATCCGCATCGAGCGCGTCGACAACACCCGAATCATGTCCGCGCGCGTCACCGTCCTCGACGGCGGCGCCGCGGCGGCGGACTCGACCGCCCCGGTGGAGACGGCCGACTCGACAGACGGGGACGAGACGGTCGAGGCGGATGGCGACGGCGAGCCCGCGCAGAACGACGCGGAATAG
- a CDS encoding glutaredoxin family protein codes for MSDPQITLYRLQACPFCERVVRTLNELDVEYRSRYVEPMHSERNVVKRVSGARSVPAIVDRETGVTMSESANIVEYLQGTYGEGGA; via the coding sequence ATGAGCGATCCACAGATCACCCTATACCGGCTTCAGGCGTGTCCGTTCTGCGAGCGCGTGGTCCGGACGCTGAACGAGCTCGACGTGGAGTACCGCTCCCGATACGTCGAGCCGATGCACTCCGAGCGCAACGTCGTCAAGCGCGTCTCCGGCGCCCGGAGCGTCCCGGCGATCGTCGACCGCGAGACCGGCGTCACCATGTCGGAGAGCGCGAACATCGTCGAGTACCTCCAAGGTACCTACGGCGAGGGAGGTGCCTGA
- a CDS encoding redoxin domain-containing protein, whose product MPDFDVVSLPETDHVDEGDTAPDFTRPLVNGEYWEDRALDDVVDGPTLLLFHPMDGTFQGTYLYNTVDDNEWSDDLDVLGLSISTPYAHKRLLAERGDGIRIFSDPGAAVVEEYGLAHEIDGMTGITESRPAVFLLDSDRTVEYAWVASEHPEFPDAEAIGDAVADLVD is encoded by the coding sequence ATGCCCGACTTCGACGTCGTCTCCCTGCCCGAAACCGACCACGTCGACGAGGGCGACACGGCGCCCGACTTCACCCGCCCGCTCGTGAACGGCGAGTACTGGGAGGACCGCGCGCTCGACGACGTCGTCGACGGCCCGACGCTTCTCCTCTTTCACCCCATGGACGGCACCTTCCAGGGGACGTACCTCTACAACACGGTCGACGACAACGAGTGGAGCGACGACCTCGACGTCCTCGGTCTCTCGATCTCGACGCCGTACGCCCACAAGCGCCTGCTCGCCGAGCGCGGCGACGGCATCCGGATCTTCTCGGACCCGGGCGCGGCCGTGGTCGAGGAGTACGGCCTCGCACACGAGATCGACGGGATGACGGGGATCACGGAGAGCCGCCCCGCCGTCTTCCTCCTCGATTCCGACCGCACCGTGGAGTACGCGTGGGTCGCGAGCGAACACCCCGAGTTCCCCGACGCCGAGGCGATCGGCGACGCGGTCGCCGACCTCGTCGACTGA
- a CDS encoding L-threonylcarbamoyladenylate synthase, translating into MTADTSDDRPDRSEELRAAAAAVDRGDLVVYPTETVYGLGADALDPDAVERVFELKGRDRSNPLSLGVASVDDALRYTRPTELAVAFARAFLPGPVTVVVERGDRVPDALTAGRDRVGIRVPDHDLARALLDETGPLTATSANVSGTGSVTDPADLDDRIREGAAAVIDDGEAPGTESTVVDPEAGTIHRRGAMAGAIEAWLADPPVDE; encoded by the coding sequence GTGACCGCCGACACGAGCGACGACCGACCGGACCGATCCGAGGAGCTGCGCGCGGCGGCCGCCGCCGTCGACCGCGGCGACCTCGTCGTCTACCCGACCGAGACGGTGTACGGGCTGGGCGCCGACGCGCTCGACCCCGACGCCGTCGAGCGCGTCTTCGAGCTGAAGGGCCGCGACCGGTCGAACCCGCTCTCGCTCGGCGTCGCGAGCGTCGACGACGCGCTCCGCTACACCCGGCCGACGGAGTTAGCCGTCGCCTTCGCGCGGGCGTTCCTCCCGGGGCCGGTGACCGTCGTCGTCGAGCGCGGCGACCGGGTGCCGGACGCGCTCACCGCCGGGCGCGACCGCGTCGGGATCCGCGTGCCGGACCACGACCTCGCGCGGGCGTTGCTGGACGAAACCGGACCGCTCACCGCGACGAGCGCCAACGTCTCGGGGACTGGCAGTGTCACGGACCCTGCCGACCTCGACGACCGGATCCGCGAGGGCGCCGCCGCCGTGATCGACGACGGGGAGGCCCCCGGCACCGAGAGCACGGTCGTCGACCCCGAGGCGGGGACGATCCACCGGCGCGGCGCGATGGCCGGCGCCATCGAGGCGTGGCTGGCGGATCCGCCGGTAGACGAGTGA
- a CDS encoding HAH_0734 family protein codes for MYHLIIRGDPDIRRDAVIEHDGEELVCFGINVQGGWHGPDEPQLWCTVGTEDEREAYDKREYVPHWLDVETVDAEELDVIKAKGELSV; via the coding sequence ATGTACCACCTCATCATCCGCGGCGACCCCGACATCCGGCGGGACGCGGTGATCGAGCACGACGGCGAGGAGCTGGTCTGTTTCGGAATCAACGTTCAGGGCGGCTGGCACGGCCCGGACGAGCCGCAGCTCTGGTGTACCGTCGGCACGGAAGACGAGCGCGAGGCGTACGACAAACGCGAGTACGTCCCCCACTGGCTCGACGTCGAGACGGTCGACGCCGAGGAGTTGGACGTGATCAAGGCGAAGGGCGAGCTGTCGGTTTAA
- a CDS encoding creatininase family protein: MPETDADLFGMTWEEAGDAIDDADFAVLPTGSIEQHGPHLPVSTDTLRADHLTAELVDAADEFDLDLLRLPTLPYGQSEHHMRFPGTITLSTETYVDVIREIGESIVEHGADRLLIVNCHGGNREPLSVAADRLGRDTDLTVHFVHWTDFAREDLEEAYGEGWGHAGDHETSFVELYRPDLVRTEKKEPQEAAEMPRTRSYEYFDEVTELGGLGDPTNSDPDALEPIVAATTREILGALVEDLDAGW; this comes from the coding sequence ATGCCCGAGACGGACGCCGACCTGTTCGGCATGACGTGGGAAGAGGCGGGGGACGCGATCGACGACGCCGACTTCGCGGTCCTCCCGACCGGCAGCATCGAGCAGCACGGCCCGCACCTCCCGGTGTCGACCGACACGCTCCGCGCGGACCACCTCACCGCCGAGCTCGTCGACGCCGCCGACGAGTTCGACCTTGACCTGCTGCGGCTCCCGACGCTGCCGTACGGGCAGTCGGAACACCACATGCGGTTCCCGGGGACGATCACCCTCTCGACCGAGACGTACGTCGACGTGATCCGCGAGATCGGCGAGTCGATTGTCGAACACGGCGCCGACCGACTGCTCATCGTGAACTGCCACGGCGGGAACCGGGAGCCGCTGTCGGTCGCCGCCGACCGGCTCGGCCGCGACACCGACCTCACGGTCCACTTCGTTCACTGGACCGACTTCGCGCGCGAGGATCTGGAGGAGGCGTACGGTGAGGGGTGGGGCCACGCCGGCGACCACGAGACGAGCTTCGTCGAGCTGTACCGCCCGGACCTCGTGCGGACGGAGAAGAAGGAGCCGCAGGAGGCCGCCGAGATGCCCCGCACGCGGAGCTACGAGTACTTCGACGAGGTGACTGAGTTAGGCGGGCTCGGCGACCCGACGAACAGCGACCCGGACGCGCTCGAACCGATCGTCGCCGCGACGACCCGCGAGATCCTCGGCGCGCTCGTCGAGGACCTCGACGCGGGATGGTGA
- a CDS encoding ribosome biogenesis/translation initiation ATPase RLI — protein sequence MADDSIAVVDLDRCQPDRCNYECMKDCPPNRTGKECITERGEDAEEGDPDQIHISEEICLGESCGICVQSCPFDAIEIINLPSELDDDPVHRYGDNAFSLYGLPTPEPGSVTGILGPNGIGKSTAVHALAGEMVPNLGDHAADGDWERVLDRFRGTGLQNYLESLRDGDVTVARKPQYVDQIPNQFDGNTRELLERTDERGALDDLVDRLNIRPVMDQNIDSISGGELQRVAIAACLARDADFYFLDEITPYLDIGQRMIVARLIRELADDDAADRSMLVVEHDLAILDLLADTLHVAYGEPGAYGVITDPKSVRKGINEYLKGYLDNENMRIRPSAITFEEHAPRVASRSETLIEYPDLRKSYGDGEFELRVEGGEINRSEVLGVVGPNGIGKSTLAELFTGDLEPDEGELDFALDISYKPQYIDIDQHMRVDAFLSSITDEFGSSYWNTEVAQPLQLERVMEQNLSDLSGGERQRVAIAACLSDDADLYLLDEPSAHLDVEQRVRATTAIRRYAENHDATVMVIDHDIYMIDLLADRLMVFDGEPAERGRAAPPQEMRDGMNEFLADLEITFRRDERTGRPRINKPGSQLDSQQKRDGEYYYSG from the coding sequence ATGGCCGACGACAGCATCGCGGTCGTGGACCTCGATCGGTGCCAGCCCGACCGCTGCAACTACGAGTGTATGAAGGACTGCCCGCCGAACCGGACGGGCAAGGAGTGTATCACGGAGCGGGGCGAGGACGCCGAGGAGGGCGACCCGGACCAGATCCACATCTCCGAGGAGATCTGCCTGGGCGAGAGCTGTGGCATCTGCGTCCAATCGTGCCCGTTCGACGCGATCGAGATCATCAACCTCCCCTCCGAGCTCGACGACGACCCGGTCCACCGCTACGGCGACAACGCCTTCTCGCTGTACGGTCTCCCGACGCCCGAGCCCGGCAGCGTCACGGGCATCCTCGGGCCGAACGGGATCGGGAAGTCGACCGCGGTCCACGCGCTCGCCGGCGAGATGGTCCCGAACCTCGGCGACCACGCCGCCGACGGCGACTGGGAGCGCGTGCTCGACCGCTTCCGCGGCACCGGCCTGCAGAACTACCTCGAATCGCTGCGGGACGGCGACGTGACCGTCGCGCGCAAACCGCAGTACGTCGACCAGATCCCGAACCAGTTCGACGGCAACACCCGCGAGCTGCTGGAGCGGACCGACGAGCGCGGCGCGCTCGACGACCTCGTCGACCGGCTCAACATCCGGCCGGTGATGGACCAGAACATCGATTCCATCTCCGGCGGCGAGCTCCAGCGTGTCGCCATCGCGGCCTGCCTCGCCCGCGACGCCGACTTCTACTTCCTCGACGAGATCACCCCGTACCTCGACATCGGCCAGCGGATGATCGTCGCGCGGCTCATTCGCGAGCTCGCGGACGACGACGCCGCGGACCGCTCGATGCTCGTCGTCGAGCACGACCTCGCCATCCTCGACCTGCTGGCGGACACCCTCCACGTCGCGTACGGTGAGCCGGGCGCGTACGGGGTCATCACCGACCCGAAGTCGGTCCGGAAGGGGATCAACGAGTACCTGAAGGGGTACCTCGACAACGAGAACATGCGGATCCGCCCGTCGGCGATCACCTTCGAGGAGCACGCGCCACGGGTCGCCTCCCGCAGCGAGACGCTGATCGAGTACCCCGACCTGCGGAAGTCGTACGGCGACGGCGAGTTCGAGCTCCGCGTCGAGGGCGGCGAGATCAACCGCTCCGAGGTGCTGGGCGTCGTCGGTCCGAACGGGATCGGCAAGTCCACGCTCGCGGAGCTGTTCACGGGCGACTTAGAGCCCGACGAAGGGGAGCTCGACTTCGCGCTCGACATCTCCTACAAGCCGCAGTACATCGACATCGACCAGCATATGCGGGTCGACGCGTTCCTCTCCTCGATTACCGACGAGTTCGGCTCCTCCTACTGGAACACCGAGGTCGCCCAGCCCCTCCAGTTGGAGCGCGTGATGGAGCAGAATCTCTCGGACCTCTCGGGCGGGGAGCGCCAGCGCGTCGCCATCGCGGCCTGTCTCTCCGACGACGCCGACCTCTACCTGCTCGACGAGCCCTCCGCGCACCTCGACGTGGAGCAGCGCGTCCGTGCCACGACCGCGATCCGCCGCTACGCCGAGAACCACGACGCGACCGTGATGGTGATCGACCACGACATCTACATGATCGACCTCCTCGCGGACCGCCTGATGGTGTTCGACGGCGAACCGGCCGAGCGCGGGCGCGCCGCGCCGCCGCAGGAGATGCGCGACGGCATGAACGAGTTCCTCGCCGACCTGGAGATTACCTTCCGCCGCGACGAGCGCACCGGGCGCCCCCGGATCAACAAGCCGGGGTCGCAGCTCGACAGTCAGCAGAAGCGCGACGGCGAGTACTACTACTCCGGGTAA
- a CDS encoding MarR family transcriptional regulator, translating to MEGTQTEGLDDLPPSAKLVFKVLEYNGPLTQKGIVQESMLSARTVRYALERLEGIGVVDEDVYFADARQNLYKLTEPAQEFTADESEASCTAD from the coding sequence ATGGAAGGAACTCAAACGGAGGGGCTCGACGACCTCCCACCGAGCGCCAAACTCGTCTTCAAGGTGCTCGAGTACAACGGACCGCTGACCCAGAAGGGGATCGTCCAAGAGTCGATGCTGTCGGCCCGCACCGTCCGGTACGCGCTCGAACGGCTCGAGGGGATCGGCGTCGTCGACGAGGACGTCTACTTCGCGGACGCCAGACAGAACCTCTACAAGCTCACGGAACCGGCTCAGGAGTTCACCGCCGACGAGAGCGAGGCCTCCTGCACCGCTGACTGA
- a CDS encoding DUF7536 family protein, translated as MSEDSSKPPMLVLLESLSFYRNVRVGAAAGALLAALLYLVRTFELLGPVIDTRDYPLFGPDVWFLLLAFVLAATSALSVAVVLTIATAVRGAREGEAERPE; from the coding sequence GTGAGCGAGGACAGTTCGAAGCCGCCGATGCTGGTTCTCTTGGAGTCGCTGTCGTTCTACCGCAACGTCCGCGTCGGCGCGGCGGCCGGCGCGCTGCTCGCGGCGCTTTTGTACCTCGTCAGGACCTTCGAGCTGCTCGGGCCGGTGATCGACACGCGCGACTACCCGCTGTTCGGGCCGGACGTCTGGTTCCTCCTGCTCGCGTTCGTGCTGGCGGCGACGTCGGCGCTGTCGGTGGCGGTCGTCCTCACGATAGCGACGGCGGTCCGCGGCGCGCGAGAGGGCGAAGCGGAGCGGCCGGAGTAG